ATTTAATTTCTTTAAACGCGCGGCGACGAGATGCACACGAGCTATCCCAGCAATCTCTTCAAACGGACGTTCTTCGGCAAGCGAACCCACCACAATGTCGTATTCTCGCCCCATCTTCGTAAACGTTGCTGAAAGCTGAGCAGTGCCGATCATTGCGCTGTTGCGCATGAGATATTCGTAATTGTCCTGGGGGGTGATGTTCTCTTCCACTTGCGTCGTAAACATCACTACAGGAACATGCGGGATATAGTCGATCGCTTGGAGCGCCATATAGTCGGGCACGTAGGTGCCATCGACAACGATAAGCATCCCGATGTCGGCTTCGGCGAAGGCGCGGCCCGCTCGGTCCGCGCTATCGAGCGTGTCCACTACCCCGGGGTAGATGAGATCCACGTCCTTCCCAAGCCTTTTCGCAATACGTTCCAAGTCATTTTCGACGTCTTGCCTAAATTCCAGAGAGAACATTCGCCAATACTCGAAATAAGCGCATGCCAAAAGCCCCACTTTTAGCTTTTCAGAAATGTTTGGCCTGTTCGACAATATATCTCCGAACTCGGAGCCAATTCCCGCTTCGAACGACACGGTCACATCACTCATTTGTTTGCCTCGTTATTTTCGCTACTAGTGCAAAATCCGGCGCAACTGTAGTACGCCATGTTGATCTGCGTGGTATCCAACCTTCCGAACTGGGCCACAACGTCCACATCCGACCGAAGACGCAGAGAGTATTGCGTTAGGGAAGGAATTTTTAGACCACCAATATCGCCAGGATGATCGAGCCTCAAAGCCCGTACACGCTCCGCGCCGACAATCACCTCGATGCCTTTTACTGGATCTTTGTTTTCAAAATAGAAATCAAGTAAGACCGTCGCCGCAGCAGCATTGGGATTCAAAATCATTAGAGCTTCGTGCGCTTCCATGGGCCCAGAGCCGATTTTCTCGGGGAGATATCCATCAACGAAGTACCAAATCTTTGCGCCGTGCTTTGTCATGGCTAAACTCCAGCAGCGCAGGCGGCGCGAATAGAGGGTGTTAGGGATTCCCAACCAGATTCGGTAATCACAAATCCCTCTTCAATTCGATTAGAGCCCTCCGGGTGTCCGAAGAGACTGATGTCGGAGTTCACGCACATCCCGACGCGTAGCGGATATGTCGCCTTTTCATCCGGATAAGGCGATTCGGCCTCCGCCAAACCAATACCATGCATGGGAGGATACAGATCGTATCGTTCCAGCTTGTGCTTTTGAAATACGCTTTTTACCGCGCGGACCATCTCTCCGGATATCACTCCATTCTTGAGGTAACTCACTTGTATGGTGGAAGCTTCGAATAGTGCACTCAAGAAGCGCTTCTGTGCATCGGTGGCGACACCGGCAACAAAGGGATACTCAACCGTTGCGATGTATCCCTCATACTGAACCGCAAACGCCGCCATCACCATGTCTCCGTCTTGGATGATCTTGCGAGTGGGGCGCCCGATGATTGTGTTTGTCCGCTGGCCGCTACCGAACACGGTAAACGGGATGCTTTCTGCTCCAGCCGCGCGCGCCACGCCTTCTGCCGCACCGGTCGCCTCCAGCTCGCTCTTTCCGGGTACTGCCGATGCCACTAATGCTTCGTATCCGAGGCAGGCGATTCGCCCTGCTTCCCGTAGGCAGGCAATCTCGTTGGCGCTCTTCACCACCCGTAGGTCCCTGAGGATTGAATCTGCTTCGACTATCACGAGTCCTGGAAGCGCATTTTGTACACGATCCAAGATTGGTCCTGGCATATCGAACTTGCCAACGACGCCCAGCCTCTGTCCCCCACGAAGAACGTCGCCAATGATTTGCCGCAAAGAAGAAAACGTGGCTAACGGATACTCAATTTCTTCTGGCACAGAAACGCAGGCAAATTCCTTAATATTTCTGAGGTCGGTCCACGGGCACATCTCTCTGGCGTAGCACTCTCCTTCGGGTGCACCCGCAAAAATGGGCTTCCCCGTCTTGGGAATAAAACAGGCGCCA
The genomic region above belongs to Acidobacteriota bacterium and contains:
- a CDS encoding aminopeptidase P family protein; protein product: MKYFSMKRSSPENMITIPKTEFEDRISRIQAAFDMQKLDGLMVYGDEYRRENLRYVSNFWPIFERGACFIPKTGKPIFAGAPEGECYAREMCPWTDLRNIKEFACVSVPEEIEYPLATFSSLRQIIGDVLRGGQRLGVVGKFDMPGPILDRVQNALPGLVIVEADSILRDLRVVKSANEIACLREAGRIACLGYEALVASAVPGKSELEATGAAEGVARAAGAESIPFTVFGSGQRTNTIIGRPTRKIIQDGDMVMAAFAVQYEGYIATVEYPFVAGVATDAQKRFLSALFEASTIQVSYLKNGVISGEMVRAVKSVFQKHKLERYDLYPPMHGIGLAEAESPYPDEKATYPLRVGMCVNSDISLFGHPEGSNRIEEGFVITESGWESLTPSIRAACAAGV